A genomic window from Streptomyces sp. 846.5 includes:
- a CDS encoding ABC transporter permease yields the protein MGRYMLRRLANYLILVIVATSVAYFLAALSLNPRANFEQQKPRPTMAQIDATLETYNLNPETPVVVRYARWVDGIAHGNLGLDIKGGSVSADFGRRVGVSTRLLVIATFIGSIGGVLVGAYGAIKQYRFFDRWTTLASFFLLAMPVFVVAIALEMFAVNINQSAGTTIVQYIGEYDPTLSGFWPVMISRLQHLILPTIALSLFQIAQYSRYQRNTMLDVLGSDFLRTARAKGLRRRTALMKHGLRTAILPIVPLLVYNIVLLFTGATFTEKIFGWHGMGEWLVDSITTQDVNSVAAVSLFTAAVVLVAGLLSDLIYSALDPRVRFS from the coding sequence TTGGGTCGCTACATGCTGCGCCGATTGGCCAACTACCTGATTCTGGTCATCGTGGCCACATCAGTGGCCTACTTCCTGGCGGCCTTGAGCCTCAACCCGCGTGCGAATTTCGAGCAGCAGAAGCCGCGCCCGACGATGGCCCAGATCGACGCCACGCTGGAGACCTACAACCTGAACCCGGAAACCCCCGTGGTCGTCCGTTATGCCCGCTGGGTCGACGGGATCGCACACGGAAATCTGGGTCTCGACATCAAGGGCGGCTCGGTCAGCGCCGACTTCGGCCGCCGGGTCGGCGTCAGCACCCGACTGCTGGTCATCGCCACCTTCATCGGCTCCATCGGCGGTGTGCTGGTGGGCGCCTACGGAGCCATCAAGCAGTACCGGTTCTTCGACCGGTGGACCACGCTGGCCTCCTTCTTCCTGCTGGCGATGCCGGTGTTCGTGGTGGCGATCGCCCTGGAGATGTTCGCGGTGAACATCAACCAGTCGGCGGGCACCACGATCGTCCAGTACATCGGTGAGTACGACCCCACACTGAGCGGCTTCTGGCCGGTGATGATCAGTCGGCTCCAGCACCTGATCCTGCCGACCATCGCCCTGTCGCTGTTCCAGATCGCCCAGTACAGCCGCTACCAGCGCAACACCATGCTGGACGTGCTGGGCAGCGACTTCCTGCGGACCGCGCGGGCCAAGGGCCTGCGCCGCCGCACCGCGCTGATGAAGCACGGTCTGCGCACCGCGATCCTGCCGATCGTGCCGCTGCTGGTCTACAACATCGTGCTGCTGTTCACCGGGGCCACCTTCACCGAGAAGATCTTCGGCTGGCACGGCATGGGCGAGTGGCTGGTGGACTCGATCACCACCCAGGACGTCAACTCCGTCGCCGCGGTCAGCCTGTTCACCGCCGCGGTCGTCCTGGTGGCCGGCCTCCTGTCCGATCTGATCTACTCCGCGCTCGATCCGCGGGTGCGCTTCAGCTGA
- a CDS encoding ABC transporter permease, with translation MSIQQNIEHEPEADATPALLPPRRSGRGRLTLRRFARNRLALVGIGIVVLLFAFAYLGPLVDKWSYSDHDFNSFLEGPTASHWFGTDQSGTDMFALTTRGLQKSLIIGILVGLITTGLAATLGAAAGYFGGWIDRVIMWFVDMLLVLPSFLIIAVLSPAFAKSTWLIFVVLLALFSWMITARIVRSMTLTLKDREFVKAAKYMGVSDIRIIFRHILPSMASLLIIDGTIQVSLAVIGESSLSYFGFGIQPPDVSLGTVIADGTDAATTYQWLFWFPAGFLVLFGLAIAFIGDGLRDAYDPNSSNAKAQAKAIKEKGRKNGDEADGVPGQRVGSTEVLSQA, from the coding sequence ATGAGCATCCAGCAGAACATCGAGCACGAACCCGAGGCGGACGCCACCCCGGCACTGCTGCCGCCGCGCCGGTCCGGCCGCGGCCGGCTGACCCTGCGCCGCTTCGCCCGCAACAGACTGGCGCTGGTCGGCATCGGCATCGTGGTCCTGCTGTTCGCCTTCGCCTACCTGGGTCCGCTGGTGGACAAGTGGAGCTACAGCGACCACGACTTCAACTCCTTCCTGGAGGGCCCCACCGCCAGCCACTGGTTCGGCACCGACCAGTCCGGTACCGACATGTTCGCGCTGACCACCCGGGGTCTGCAGAAGTCGCTGATCATCGGCATCCTGGTGGGCCTGATCACCACCGGCCTCGCTGCCACCCTGGGCGCCGCGGCCGGCTACTTCGGCGGCTGGATCGACCGCGTCATCATGTGGTTCGTCGACATGCTGCTGGTGCTCCCCAGCTTCCTGATCATCGCGGTGCTCTCCCCCGCCTTCGCCAAGTCCACCTGGCTGATCTTCGTCGTCCTGCTCGCCCTGTTCAGCTGGATGATCACGGCCCGGATCGTCCGGAGCATGACGCTGACGCTGAAGGACCGTGAATTCGTCAAGGCCGCCAAGTACATGGGCGTCTCCGACATCAGGATCATCTTCCGGCACATCCTTCCCAGCATGGCCTCGCTGCTGATCATCGACGGCACCATCCAGGTCAGCCTCGCGGTCATCGGAGAGAGCTCGCTCTCCTACTTCGGCTTCGGCATCCAGCCCCCGGACGTCTCGCTGGGCACGGTCATCGCCGACGGCACCGACGCCGCCACCACCTACCAGTGGCTGTTCTGGTTCCCGGCCGGCTTCCTGGTCCTCTTCGGGCTCGCCATCGCCTTCATCGGCGACGGCCTGCGCGACGCCTACGACCCCAACTCCTCCAACGCCAAGGCCCAGGCCAAGGCGATCAAGGAGAAGGGCCGGAAGAACGGCGACGAGGCGGACGGGGTCCCCGGCCAGCGCGTCGGATCGACCGAGGTGCTGAGCCAGGCATGA
- a CDS encoding ABC transporter ATP-binding protein — protein sequence METSKEPAADRHGGVPPLLEVTDLHVSFPSEAGSVKAVRGVSYSVRPGEVLGIVGESGSGKSVSSMAVLGLLPDSADVRGSIRMDGRELLGLNDAKMSKIRGKDIAMVFQDPLSALTPVYSIGTQIIEAVQVHQDMDKVKARTRAIELLDLVGIPDPHQRVDAFPHEFSGGMRQRAMIAMAIANDPKIIIADEPTTALDVTIQAQVLEVLKKAQEVTGAAIVMITHDLGVIAGFADRVMVMYAGRPVENGPVEEVYYRPRMPYTIGLLGSIPRVDIDERKALTPIDGTPPSMVALPKGCPFEARCPIAIDICREQEPELVTARGANHPSACHRSGELVEGGGEGLLDPATIYPVPPIPEANAIERLPRDERTSVLEVDNLVKHFPLLKGAVFKRKVGNVKAVDGITLEIKEGETLGLVGESGCGKTTTLLEIMDLTGGQAGSITVFGKDVRSLKGNKARKDLRRDMQIVFQDPMASLDARMPIGDILAEPLKTHGWDRARTDARIPELLELVGLNPDHADRFPQEFSGGQRQRISIARALALEPKLVVLDEPVSALDVSIQAGVLNLLDELKSRMGLSYLFVAHDLSVVRHIADRIAVMYLGRIVELGETSSVFHEPSHPYTQALLSAVPLPDPQKERARERILLTGDLPSPANVPSGCRFRNRCPKYLQLDAGDQQRCQSEDPQLHSLAPDHTAACHFAEALAVV from the coding sequence ATCGAGACGAGCAAGGAGCCGGCGGCCGACCGCCACGGCGGCGTCCCGCCGCTGCTGGAGGTCACCGACCTGCATGTCTCCTTCCCCAGCGAGGCGGGTTCGGTCAAGGCCGTGCGCGGGGTGTCCTACTCCGTGCGGCCCGGCGAGGTGCTCGGCATCGTCGGCGAGTCCGGCTCCGGAAAGTCCGTCAGCTCGATGGCGGTGCTCGGGCTGCTGCCCGACAGCGCCGACGTCCGCGGCTCGATCCGGATGGACGGCCGTGAGCTGCTGGGTCTCAACGACGCCAAGATGTCGAAGATCCGCGGCAAGGACATCGCCATGGTGTTCCAGGACCCGCTGTCGGCGCTGACCCCGGTGTACTCCATCGGGACCCAGATCATCGAGGCCGTCCAGGTCCACCAGGACATGGACAAGGTGAAGGCCCGCACCCGGGCCATCGAACTGCTCGACCTGGTCGGCATCCCGGACCCGCACCAGCGGGTGGACGCCTTCCCGCACGAGTTCTCCGGCGGTATGCGCCAGCGCGCGATGATCGCCATGGCCATCGCCAACGACCCCAAGATCATCATCGCCGACGAGCCCACCACCGCCCTGGACGTCACCATCCAGGCCCAGGTGCTGGAGGTGCTGAAGAAGGCCCAGGAGGTCACCGGCGCCGCCATTGTGATGATCACTCACGACCTGGGCGTCATCGCCGGCTTCGCCGACCGGGTCATGGTGATGTACGCGGGGCGCCCGGTCGAGAACGGCCCGGTGGAGGAGGTCTACTACCGCCCGCGGATGCCCTACACCATCGGACTGCTGGGCTCCATCCCCCGGGTGGACATCGACGAGCGCAAGGCGCTGACCCCCATCGACGGCACCCCGCCGTCCATGGTCGCGCTGCCCAAGGGCTGCCCCTTCGAGGCCCGCTGCCCGATCGCGATCGACATCTGCCGCGAGCAGGAGCCGGAGCTGGTGACCGCCCGCGGCGCCAACCACCCCTCCGCCTGCCACCGCTCCGGCGAGCTGGTCGAGGGCGGCGGCGAGGGCCTGCTCGACCCGGCGACCATCTACCCGGTCCCGCCGATCCCCGAGGCCAACGCGATCGAGCGGCTGCCGCGCGACGAGCGCACGTCCGTGCTCGAGGTGGACAACCTGGTCAAGCACTTCCCGCTGCTCAAGGGCGCGGTGTTCAAGCGCAAGGTGGGCAACGTCAAGGCCGTGGACGGGATCACCCTGGAGATCAAGGAGGGTGAGACCCTGGGCCTGGTCGGCGAGTCCGGCTGCGGCAAGACCACCACCCTGCTGGAGATCATGGACCTGACCGGCGGTCAGGCCGGCAGCATCACCGTCTTCGGCAAGGACGTCCGCAGCCTCAAGGGCAACAAGGCCCGCAAGGACCTGCGCCGGGACATGCAGATCGTCTTCCAGGACCCGATGGCCTCGTTGGACGCCCGGATGCCGATCGGCGACATCCTCGCCGAGCCGCTGAAGACCCACGGCTGGGACCGCGCCAGGACCGACGCCCGCATCCCCGAGCTGCTGGAGCTGGTCGGCCTCAACCCCGACCACGCCGACCGCTTCCCGCAGGAGTTCTCCGGCGGCCAGCGCCAGCGCATCAGCATCGCCAGGGCGCTCGCCCTGGAACCCAAGCTGGTCGTGCTGGACGAGCCGGTCTCCGCCCTGGACGTCTCCATCCAGGCGGGCGTGCTCAACCTGCTGGACGAGCTCAAGTCCCGGATGGGGCTGAGCTACCTCTTCGTCGCCCACGACCTCTCGGTGGTGCGCCACATCGCCGACCGGATCGCGGTGATGTACCTGGGCCGGATCGTGGAGCTCGGCGAGACCAGCAGCGTCTTCCACGAGCCCTCGCACCCCTACACCCAGGCGCTGCTCTCCGCCGTGCCGCTGCCGGACCCGCAGAAGGAGCGCGCCCGCGAGCGCATCCTGCTGACCGGCGACCTGCCGAGCCCGGCCAATGTGCCCAGCGGCTGCCGTTTCCGCAACCGCTGCCCCAAGTACCTCCAGCTCGACGCCGGCGATCAGCAGCGCTGCCAGTCCGAGGACCCGCAGCTGCACTCGCTGGCCCCCGACCACACCGCGGCCTGCCACTTCGCGGAGGCCCTGGCCGTGGTCTGA
- a CDS encoding ABC transporter family substrate-binding protein, with product MKHTRIPVALVATMAVAGLGLSACSSSKGTTAAKPSATSLAANTIKINAQPRSALKQGGTLTWAIDQYSTQWNYNQINGAEYSTDAVIEAVEPIIFRVDPATQKVTPNLNYLTGEPTVTTVAGKQTVTYNINPKAKWSDGTAISWKDFAAQWQALNGKNTKYQIGSSTGYSNISSVVAGTSPQQVVVTFDKNFGDWTSLFTPLYPASAQSTPAEFNTGFLNKIPVTAGPFKVSAMNATTSTVTVVRDPNWWGDAAILDKIVYRAMTTDAADGAFANGEVDYLNIGPSAAGVKQAQGRADGEIREAAGPQFRHVTFNSKSPLLTDVKVRQALMMSIDRKAIANSDLKGLGWPALLLNNHFFMNNQEGYQDNAGTLGVYNPTAAKAALDAAGWTLNGQYRQKAGKTLELTFVYPDGTAVSKNESVLLQAMFAAVGVKLDISAVPSNDFFDKYVQPGKFDLTAFSWLGNAWPVSSNYSIYQSPVGSNNFQNFAWTNDPNVDALMNKSIADTDHTQAIADANAADKAIWQDAGVFPLYQRADINAAKKTLANLGAPADQNEIVYENIGFTS from the coding sequence TTGAAGCACACCAGGATCCCGGTCGCGCTGGTGGCGACTATGGCCGTGGCCGGCCTCGGCCTCTCTGCCTGCAGCAGCAGCAAGGGCACCACGGCGGCCAAGCCTTCCGCGACCTCGCTGGCTGCGAACACCATCAAGATCAATGCTCAGCCGCGGTCAGCCCTCAAGCAGGGCGGCACCCTCACCTGGGCCATCGACCAGTACTCCACGCAGTGGAACTACAACCAGATCAACGGTGCCGAGTACTCCACCGACGCCGTGATCGAGGCCGTCGAGCCGATCATCTTCCGGGTGGACCCGGCGACCCAGAAGGTCACGCCCAACCTCAACTACCTCACCGGCGAGCCCACGGTGACCACGGTGGCCGGCAAGCAGACGGTCACCTACAACATCAACCCGAAGGCCAAGTGGTCCGACGGCACCGCGATCAGCTGGAAGGACTTCGCCGCTCAGTGGCAGGCCCTGAACGGCAAGAACACCAAGTACCAGATCGGCAGCTCGACCGGTTACTCCAACATCTCCAGCGTGGTCGCCGGCACCAGCCCGCAGCAGGTCGTGGTGACCTTCGACAAGAACTTCGGCGACTGGACCTCGCTCTTCACGCCGCTGTACCCGGCGAGCGCGCAGAGCACTCCGGCGGAGTTCAACACCGGCTTCCTGAACAAGATCCCGGTCACCGCGGGTCCGTTCAAGGTCTCGGCGATGAACGCCACCACCAGCACCGTCACCGTCGTGCGTGACCCCAACTGGTGGGGCGACGCGGCCATCCTGGACAAGATCGTCTACCGGGCGATGACCACCGACGCGGCCGACGGCGCGTTCGCCAACGGCGAGGTCGACTACCTCAACATCGGTCCGAGCGCGGCCGGCGTGAAGCAGGCCCAGGGCCGCGCCGACGGCGAGATCCGCGAGGCCGCCGGCCCGCAGTTCCGCCACGTCACCTTCAACTCCAAGTCGCCGCTGCTCACCGATGTCAAGGTGCGCCAGGCCCTGATGATGTCGATCGACCGCAAGGCCATCGCCAACTCGGACCTCAAGGGTCTCGGCTGGCCGGCCCTGCTGCTCAACAACCACTTCTTCATGAACAACCAGGAGGGGTACCAGGACAACGCCGGCACGCTCGGCGTCTACAACCCCACCGCCGCCAAGGCCGCCCTGGACGCGGCCGGCTGGACGCTGAACGGCCAGTACCGCCAGAAGGCCGGCAAGACGCTTGAGCTGACCTTCGTCTACCCGGACGGCACCGCGGTCTCCAAGAACGAGAGCGTGCTGCTGCAGGCCATGTTCGCCGCCGTGGGCGTCAAGCTGGACATCAGCGCCGTGCCGTCGAACGACTTCTTCGACAAGTACGTCCAGCCGGGCAAGTTCGACCTGACCGCGTTCTCCTGGCTGGGCAACGCCTGGCCGGTCTCGTCCAACTACTCCATCTACCAGTCGCCGGTGGGCAGCAACAACTTCCAGAACTTCGCCTGGACCAACGACCCCAACGTCGATGCCCTGATGAACAAGAGCATCGCCGACACCGACCACACCCAGGCCATCGCCGACGCCAACGCCGCCGACAAGGCCATCTGGCAGGACGCCGGCGTCTTCCCGCTCTACCAGCGTGCCGACATCAACGCTGCCAAGAAGACCCTGGCCAACCTTGGTGCCCCTGCGGACCAGAACGAGATCGTCTACGAGAACATCGGCTTCACCAGCTGA
- a CDS encoding dipeptide ABC transporter ATP-binding protein: protein MASTASRTDAIEAVVEKPVRRGEPILQVRDLEKYFPLTQGILIKKQIGAVKAVDGVSFDLYQGETLGIVGESGCGKSTLAKVLMNLERATAGQVLFKGEDISKASGRALKTIRRNIQMVFQDPYTSLNPRMTVGDIIGEPFEIHPEVAPKGDRRKAVQDLLDVVGLNPEYINRYPHQFSGGQRQRIGIARGLALKPEIIIADEPVSALDVSVQAQVINLLEQLQEDFNLSYMFIAHDLSIVRHISDRVGVMYLGKMVEIGSDEEIYEHPTHPYTQALLSAVPVPDPSGREGRERIILSGDIPSPANPPSGCRFRTRCWKAQEKCTTDVPLLAVPEVFRGQDTPAAHASACHFAEDVDVVGAG from the coding sequence ATGGCTAGCACCGCTTCCAGGACGGATGCGATCGAGGCCGTCGTCGAGAAGCCGGTCCGGCGCGGTGAGCCGATCCTTCAGGTCCGCGATCTGGAGAAGTACTTCCCGCTGACCCAGGGCATCCTGATCAAGAAGCAGATCGGCGCGGTCAAGGCCGTCGACGGCGTCTCCTTCGACCTGTACCAGGGCGAGACGCTGGGCATTGTCGGCGAGTCGGGCTGCGGCAAGTCGACGCTCGCCAAGGTGCTGATGAACCTGGAGCGGGCCACGGCCGGCCAGGTGCTCTTCAAGGGCGAGGACATCTCCAAGGCGTCCGGCAGGGCGCTGAAGACCATCCGCCGCAACATCCAGATGGTCTTCCAGGATCCGTACACCTCGCTGAACCCCCGGATGACGGTGGGCGACATCATCGGCGAGCCGTTCGAGATCCACCCCGAGGTGGCCCCCAAGGGCGACCGCCGCAAGGCGGTGCAGGACCTGCTGGACGTGGTCGGGCTCAACCCCGAGTACATCAACCGGTACCCGCACCAGTTCTCCGGCGGTCAGCGCCAGCGCATCGGCATCGCCCGCGGCCTGGCCCTCAAGCCCGAGATCATCATCGCGGACGAGCCGGTCTCGGCGCTGGACGTCTCGGTGCAGGCCCAGGTGATCAACCTGCTGGAGCAGCTGCAGGAGGACTTCAACCTCTCCTACATGTTCATCGCCCACGACCTCTCGATCGTGCGTCACATCTCCGACCGGGTCGGCGTGATGTACCTCGGCAAGATGGTGGAGATCGGCAGCGACGAGGAGATCTACGAGCACCCGACCCACCCGTACACCCAGGCGCTGCTGTCCGCGGTGCCGGTGCCGGACCCGTCCGGGCGCGAGGGCCGCGAGCGGATCATCCTCTCCGGCGACATCCCCTCGCCGGCCAACCCGCCGTCGGGCTGCCGCTTCCGCACCCGCTGCTGGAAGGCGCAGGAGAAGTGCACGACCGACGTGCCGCTGCTGGCCGTCCCCGAGGTCTTCCGCGGACAGGACACCCCGGCGGCGCACGCCTCGGCCTGCCACTTCGCCGAGGACGTGGACGTGGTCGGCGCGGGCTGA
- a CDS encoding ABC transporter ATP-binding protein, with the protein MTAEVGRGRTADSEDAPLLQVRDLHVEFRTRDGLAKAVNGVNYSVRAGETLAILGESGSGKSVSSQAVMGILDSPPGFVTGGEIVFKGQDLLKLSNEQRRRIRGTQMAMVFQDALSSLNPVHTVGTQLGEMYRVHAGTSKKDAKLKAVELMERVGIPGAKERVNQYPHQFSGGMRQRVMIAMALALEPDLIIADEPTTALDVTVQAQVMELLADLQREYNMGLILITHDLGVVADVADKIAVMYAGRIVETAPVHELYARPAHPYTRGLLDSIPRLDQKGQELYAIKGLPPNLLRIPSGCAFNPRCPRAQDICRSEVPPLHAVTELDGRALPGRGSACHFWKETLHG; encoded by the coding sequence ATCACCGCCGAGGTCGGACGGGGCCGCACCGCCGACTCCGAGGACGCCCCGCTGCTCCAGGTGCGCGACCTGCACGTGGAGTTCCGCACCCGCGACGGCCTGGCCAAGGCCGTCAACGGCGTGAACTACAGCGTGCGCGCCGGCGAGACCCTCGCGATCCTGGGCGAGTCCGGCTCCGGCAAGTCGGTCTCCTCACAGGCCGTCATGGGCATCCTGGACAGCCCGCCCGGGTTTGTGACCGGCGGAGAGATCGTCTTCAAGGGCCAGGATCTGCTCAAGCTCTCCAACGAGCAGCGCCGCAGGATCCGCGGCACGCAGATGGCCATGGTCTTCCAGGACGCGCTGTCCTCGCTGAACCCGGTGCACACCGTCGGAACGCAGTTGGGCGAGATGTACCGCGTGCACGCCGGCACGTCGAAGAAGGACGCCAAGCTCAAGGCCGTCGAGCTGATGGAGCGGGTCGGCATCCCCGGGGCGAAGGAGCGGGTCAACCAGTACCCGCACCAGTTCTCCGGCGGTATGCGCCAGCGCGTCATGATCGCCATGGCGCTGGCCCTGGAGCCCGACCTGATCATCGCCGACGAGCCCACCACCGCCCTGGACGTCACCGTCCAGGCCCAGGTGATGGAGCTGCTGGCGGACCTCCAGCGCGAGTACAACATGGGTCTGATCCTGATCACCCATGACCTCGGCGTGGTCGCCGACGTGGCCGACAAGATCGCGGTGATGTACGCCGGGCGGATCGTCGAGACCGCGCCGGTGCACGAGCTCTACGCGCGCCCGGCCCACCCGTACACCCGCGGCCTGCTGGACTCGATCCCGCGTCTGGACCAGAAGGGCCAGGAGCTCTACGCGATCAAGGGCCTGCCGCCGAACCTGCTGCGCATCCCGTCCGGCTGCGCCTTCAACCCGCGCTGCCCGAGGGCGCAGGACATCTGCCGCTCCGAGGTCCCGCCGCTGCACGCGGTCACCGAGCTGGACGGGCGGGCACTGCCCGGCCGCGGCAGTGCCTGCCACTTCTGGAAGGAGACCCTCCATGGCTAG
- a CDS encoding ABC transporter permease: MPDQQPNKPNGVPDDQNTELSSAFPQTPTLGALEAGGLVDKEDLHHTAGSPTETVALTDREVPRSLWQDAWRELRRNPIFLISGVLIVFLVIVAAWPSLFDSTSPLKCNLADSQQGPTSGHPFGFDTQGCDVYARTVYGARASITVGVFATLGTALLGTILGGLAGFFGGWIDAVVSRIADIFFGIPILLGGLVFLSVIPSASIWIVVAFIVVLGWPQIARIARGAVITARQQDYVTAARALGAGNARLMLRHILPNALAPIIVVATIALGTYISLEATLSYLGVGLKPPTVSWGIDISSAADTFRNAPHMLLFPAGALCITILAFIMLGDAVRDALDPKLR; the protein is encoded by the coding sequence ATGCCTGACCAGCAGCCGAACAAGCCGAACGGCGTCCCCGACGACCAGAACACCGAGCTGTCCAGCGCCTTCCCGCAGACGCCCACGCTGGGCGCGCTGGAAGCCGGCGGCCTGGTCGACAAGGAGGACCTCCACCACACGGCCGGCTCGCCCACCGAGACGGTGGCCCTGACCGACCGTGAGGTGCCGCGCAGCCTCTGGCAGGACGCGTGGCGCGAGCTGCGCCGGAACCCGATCTTCCTGATCTCGGGCGTCCTGATCGTCTTCCTGGTGATCGTCGCCGCCTGGCCGAGCCTCTTCGACTCGACCAGTCCGCTGAAGTGCAACCTGGCCGACTCGCAGCAGGGGCCGACCTCCGGTCACCCCTTCGGCTTCGACACCCAGGGCTGCGACGTCTACGCCCGCACCGTCTACGGAGCCCGCGCCTCCATCACCGTCGGCGTCTTCGCCACCCTCGGCACCGCCCTGTTGGGCACGATCCTGGGCGGCCTGGCCGGCTTCTTCGGCGGCTGGATCGATGCCGTCGTCTCGCGGATCGCGGACATCTTCTTCGGCATCCCGATCCTGCTCGGAGGTCTGGTCTTCCTGTCGGTCATCCCGAGCGCGTCGATCTGGATCGTGGTCGCCTTCATCGTGGTCCTCGGCTGGCCGCAGATCGCCCGCATCGCCCGCGGTGCGGTGATCACCGCACGGCAGCAGGACTATGTGACGGCGGCTCGCGCGCTCGGCGCCGGCAACGCGCGGCTGATGCTGCGCCACATCCTGCCGAACGCGCTCGCCCCGATCATCGTGGTGGCCACCATCGCGCTGGGCACGTACATCTCGCTGGAGGCCACCCTCTCCTACCTGGGTGTGGGGCTGAAGCCGCCGACGGTCTCCTGGGGCATCGACATCTCGAGCGCCGCGGACACCTTCCGCAACGCACCGCACATGCTGCTGTTCCCGGCCGGAGCGCTCTGTATCACCATCCTGGCGTTCATCATGCTCGGCGACGCGGTCCGCGACGCTCTCGACCCCAAGCTGCGCTGA
- a CDS encoding ABC transporter permease — MGRYVIRRLLQMIPVFIGTTFIIFTMVHALGDPVAALFGDKSPDPAVAAQIRQQLGLNDPLIVQYGNYMKGIFTGNLGNAFNGQPVTELLKSAYPTTLKLTLVAFTFEVVLGITLGVISGMRRGRFADTGVMVMTLIVISIPTFVIGYVLQYLFGVKWGLVSATVATGAPIGDLILPGFVLASVSLAYVARLTRTTIAENTKADYVRTAVAKGLPRRRVITHHLLRNSLIPVITFLGTDLGALMGGALVTERIFNIQGVGYQLYQGIVRQNTPTVVGFVTVLVIVFLLANLLVDLLYAVLDPRIRYA, encoded by the coding sequence ATGGGGCGCTACGTCATCCGACGACTGCTCCAGATGATCCCGGTCTTCATCGGGACCACGTTCATCATCTTCACGATGGTGCACGCGCTCGGTGACCCGGTTGCCGCACTCTTCGGCGACAAGTCACCAGACCCCGCTGTCGCCGCGCAGATCCGGCAGCAGCTCGGCCTGAACGATCCGCTCATCGTGCAGTACGGCAACTACATGAAGGGGATCTTCACCGGGAACCTCGGGAACGCCTTCAACGGACAGCCGGTCACCGAGCTGCTCAAGTCGGCCTATCCGACGACGCTCAAGCTCACGCTGGTCGCCTTCACCTTCGAGGTCGTCCTCGGCATCACCCTCGGTGTGATCAGCGGCATGCGCCGCGGACGGTTCGCGGACACCGGCGTCATGGTGATGACGCTGATCGTCATCTCGATCCCGACCTTCGTCATCGGCTATGTGCTGCAGTACCTCTTCGGTGTGAAGTGGGGCCTCGTCAGCGCCACCGTCGCCACCGGCGCGCCGATCGGCGACCTGATCCTTCCCGGTTTCGTGCTCGCCTCGGTCTCGCTCGCCTACGTCGCCCGGCTGACCCGCACGACGATCGCGGAGAACACCAAGGCCGACTACGTTCGCACCGCGGTCGCCAAGGGTCTGCCGCGCCGCCGGGTCATCACGCACCACCTGCTCCGCAACTCGCTGATCCCGGTGATCACCTTCCTCGGCACCGACCTCGGCGCCCTCATGGGAGGCGCGCTGGTGACCGAACGCATCTTCAACATCCAGGGCGTGGGATACCAGCTCTACCAGGGCATCGTCCGGCAGAACACGCCGACCGTCGTCGGCTTCGTGACCGTCCTGGTCATCGTCTTCCTCCTCGCCAACCTGCTCGTCGACCTGCTCTACGCAGTCCTGGACCCGAGGATCCGTTATGCCTGA